The Podarcis muralis chromosome 10, rPodMur119.hap1.1, whole genome shotgun sequence genome includes a region encoding these proteins:
- the IL2RA gene encoding interleukin-2 receptor subunit alpha — protein MAKLTGKLKNQEDNNLKKKECPVPQKIKFAKYTAPEGYVVGTPARYSCHKGYQRKPRKSNLLTCRNVGGTAKWNRTSSLPICVADLRQTLPPTVHSTAGNWSIASTSPQPTNRAGFCGEPEPLSNADVKVTMYHVGQKLRYECLEVYRGTVPFSEVSTCEASGGKNVWSKLNLRCSTQQGHNRDTPRGSGAAALSLAAMAKFIIVEGILAGTVGFYSCCL, from the exons ATGGCCaaactgaccggaaagctcaAGAACCAAGAAGACAACAACCTTAAGAAAA AAGAGTGCCCCGTTCCACAGAAAATCAAGTTTGCGAAATATACTGCTCCTGAAGGGTATGTCGTGGGCACACCTGCCCGTTACAGTTGTCATAAAGGGTACCAGAGAAAACCAAGGAAAAGCAATCTTCTGACATGCAGGAACGTGGGCGGTACAGCTAAGTGGAACAGAACTTCTTCGCTCCCGATTTGTGTAG CTGACCTGCGGCAGACTCTTCCTCCTACAGTACATTCTACAGCAGGAAACTGGAGCATAGCTTCCACCAGCCCCCAACCTACAAATCGGGCAG GCTTCTGCGGAGAACCAGAACCCCTCAGCAATGCCGACGTTAAAGTGACAATGTACCACGTGGGGCAGAAACTGCGCTATGAATGCCTGGAAGTCTATCGAGGAACCGTCCCCTTCTCTGAAGTCAGCACCTGTGAGGCTTCTGGTGGAAAAAACGTTTGGTCTAAGTTAAATCTCCGTTGTAGCACACAACAAGGACACAACAGGGACACACCACGGGGTTCTGGTGCAG ctgCTCTCAGCCTTGCTGCAATGGCCAAGTTCATCATCGTAGAAGGAATCCTCGCAGGAACTGTGGG attcTATTCTTGCTGCTTGTGA